A window of Rhodococcus sp. SGAir0479 contains these coding sequences:
- a CDS encoding acetyl-CoA C-acetyltransferase, which translates to MPEAVIVSVARSPIGRAVKGSLASMRPDDLAAQMIAAAIAKVPELDPTDIDDLMLGCGLPGGKAGFNMGRIVAIKLGYDTLPGTTITRYCSSSLQTTRMALHAIKAGEGDVFISAGVESVSSFAAGNSDSLPDTKNPFFAEAMERTAIAAQGGVQWSDPRENGIVPDAYIAMGQTAENVAQLTGISREDQDHWGVRSQNRAEEAIKSGFFEREITPVTLADGTVVTKDDGPRAGVTYDAVSQLKPVFRPDGTITAGNCCPLNDGAAALVIMSDTKAKELGLTPLARVVSTAVSGLSPEIMGLGPIEATKKALKLAGKSISDIDLFEINEAFAVQVLGSARELGIDEDKLNVSGGSIAVGHPFGMTGARITATLLNNLQTQDKQFGVETMCVGGGQGMAMVLERLS; encoded by the coding sequence ATGCCTGAGGCAGTCATTGTCTCCGTTGCTCGTTCGCCCATCGGCCGTGCCGTCAAGGGCTCGCTGGCAAGCATGCGTCCGGACGATCTGGCCGCGCAGATGATCGCCGCCGCGATCGCCAAGGTTCCGGAGCTCGATCCCACCGACATCGACGATCTGATGCTCGGCTGTGGTCTGCCCGGCGGCAAGGCCGGTTTCAACATGGGCCGCATCGTCGCCATCAAGCTCGGGTACGACACCCTGCCCGGCACCACGATCACCCGCTACTGCTCGTCGTCGCTGCAGACCACCCGCATGGCGCTGCACGCGATCAAGGCCGGCGAGGGTGACGTGTTCATCTCCGCCGGTGTCGAGTCGGTGTCGAGCTTCGCGGCCGGCAACTCGGACTCGCTGCCGGACACGAAGAACCCGTTCTTCGCCGAGGCCATGGAGCGCACCGCCATCGCCGCCCAGGGTGGCGTGCAGTGGAGCGACCCGCGCGAGAACGGCATCGTCCCCGACGCGTACATCGCGATGGGCCAGACCGCCGAGAACGTCGCACAGCTGACCGGCATCAGCCGCGAGGACCAGGACCACTGGGGCGTCCGTTCGCAGAACCGCGCCGAGGAAGCCATCAAGTCCGGCTTCTTCGAGCGGGAGATCACGCCGGTCACCCTGGCCGACGGCACCGTCGTCACCAAGGACGACGGCCCGCGCGCCGGCGTCACCTACGACGCCGTCAGCCAGCTCAAGCCGGTCTTCCGTCCGGACGGCACCATCACCGCCGGCAACTGCTGCCCGCTCAACGACGGCGCCGCCGCGCTCGTCATCATGAGCGACACGAAGGCCAAGGAGCTGGGCCTGACCCCGCTCGCGCGCGTCGTGTCCACCGCGGTCTCCGGCCTGTCCCCCGAGATCATGGGCCTCGGTCCGATCGAGGCCACCAAGAAGGCTCTCAAGCTCGCCGGCAAGTCGATCAGCGACATCGACCTGTTCGAGATCAACGAGGCCTTCGCGGTGCAGGTGCTGGGTTCGGCTCGCGAACTGGGCATCGACGAGGACAAGCTGAACGTCTCCGGCGGCTCGATCGCCGTCGGCCACCCGTTCGGTATGACCGGCGCCCGCATCACCGCGACGCTGCTCAACAACCTGCAGACGCAGGACAAGCAGTTCGGCGTCGAGACCATGTGTGTCGGCGGCGGCCAGGGCATGGCGATGGTGCTCGAGCGCCTGAGCTAG
- a CDS encoding cystathionine beta-synthase: MRIADHVVDLIGNTPLVKLSSVVGEGSGLVAAKVEYLNPGGSSKDRIAVKMIDAAEASGELQPGGTIVEPTSGNTGVGLALVAQKRGYKCVFVCPDKVSEDKRNVLRAYGAEVVVCPTAVAPDHPDSYYSVSDRLVREIPGAWKPNQYSNPGGPESHYETTGPEIWRDTEGKVTHFVAGVGTGGTITGTGRYLKEVSGGKVKVIGADPEGSVYSGGTGRPYLVEGVGEDFWPSAYDPAVPDEIIAVSDADSFEMTRRLAREEGLLVGGSCGMAVVAALQVAEREGPDAVVVVLLPDGGRGYLSKIFNDEWMASYGFLRTRLDGDASERTVGDVLRGKSGELPDLVHTHPSETLRDAIEILREYGVSQMPVVGAEPPVMAGEVAGSVSERDLLSAVFEGRAALADSVEKHMSEPFPLIGAHEPVSAATKALGDTDALMVVDDGKPVGVITRHDLLGFLSAGS, translated from the coding sequence ATGCGCATCGCGGATCACGTCGTCGACCTCATCGGCAACACCCCTCTCGTCAAGCTGTCCTCTGTGGTGGGCGAGGGCTCCGGGCTGGTGGCCGCGAAGGTCGAGTACCTCAATCCGGGCGGCAGCTCCAAGGACCGCATCGCGGTCAAGATGATCGACGCCGCCGAGGCGTCGGGGGAGCTTCAGCCGGGTGGCACCATCGTCGAGCCCACGTCCGGCAACACCGGCGTCGGCCTGGCCCTGGTCGCGCAGAAGCGCGGCTACAAGTGTGTGTTCGTGTGCCCGGACAAGGTCAGCGAGGACAAGCGCAACGTCCTGCGCGCGTACGGCGCCGAGGTCGTGGTGTGCCCCACCGCGGTGGCCCCCGATCATCCGGACAGCTACTACAGCGTCTCGGATCGGCTCGTGCGGGAGATCCCCGGTGCGTGGAAGCCCAATCAGTACTCCAATCCGGGTGGCCCCGAGAGCCACTACGAGACCACCGGCCCGGAGATCTGGCGGGACACCGAGGGCAAGGTGACGCACTTCGTCGCCGGCGTCGGCACCGGCGGCACCATCACCGGCACCGGTCGTTACCTCAAGGAGGTCTCGGGCGGCAAGGTCAAGGTCATCGGCGCCGACCCCGAGGGCTCGGTGTACTCCGGCGGCACCGGCCGTCCGTACCTCGTCGAGGGTGTCGGGGAGGACTTCTGGCCCAGCGCCTACGACCCCGCCGTGCCCGACGAGATCATCGCGGTCTCCGACGCCGACTCGTTCGAGATGACCCGCCGCCTCGCCCGCGAGGAGGGCCTGCTCGTCGGTGGTTCGTGCGGCATGGCCGTCGTCGCCGCGCTGCAGGTGGCCGAGCGTGAGGGCCCCGACGCCGTCGTCGTCGTCCTGCTGCCCGACGGTGGCCGCGGTTACCTGTCGAAGATCTTCAACGACGAGTGGATGGCGTCCTACGGCTTCCTGCGCACGCGCCTCGACGGTGACGCCAGCGAGCGGACCGTCGGCGACGTGCTGCGCGGCAAGTCGGGGGAGCTGCCCGATCTGGTCCACACGCATCCCAGCGAGACGCTGCGCGACGCGATCGAGATCCTGCGCGAGTACGGCGTCTCCCAGATGCCGGTCGTCGGCGCCGAGCCCCCCGTCATGGCCGGCGAGGTCGCGGGCAGCGTGTCCGAGCGCGACCTGCTGAGCGCGGTGTTCGAGGGCCGGGCCGCGCTGGCGGATTCGGTGGAGAAGCACATGAGCGAGCCGTTCCCGCTGATCGGTGCGCACGAGCCCGTCTCGGCCGCCACCAAGGCGCTGGGCGACACCGACGCGCTCATGGTGGTGGACGACGGCAAGCCGGTCGGCGTCATCACCCGCCACGACCTGCTCGGCTTCCTCAGCGCCGGATCCTGA
- a CDS encoding cystathionine gamma-synthase, translating into MSEQGFSTRAIHAGYEPDPQTGAVNVPIYASSTFAQDGVGGMRNGFEYARTGNPTRRPLEANLAALESGTFGRAFGSGMAATDCVLRSVLRPGDHLVIPNDAYGGTFRLIDKVFSHWGIEYTPAAVSDVDAVREAIRPNTKLVWVETPTNPLLNVGDIAAISEVAHAADAKLVVDNTFASPYLQQPLTLGADIALHSTTKYIGGHSDVVGGALVTNEEELDAKFAFLQNGAGAVPGPFDAFLTMRGIKTLALRMERHSDNAEKIVELLTGHSAVAQVIYPGLESHPGHAVAAKQMRRFGGMVSVRLKGGRQAALDFCARTRIFTLAESLGGVESLIEHPGAMTHASTAGSALEVPEDLVRLSVGIEDAADLLADVEQALG; encoded by the coding sequence ATGAGTGAGCAGGGATTTTCCACGAGGGCCATCCACGCCGGTTACGAGCCGGACCCGCAGACCGGTGCGGTCAACGTGCCGATCTACGCGAGTTCGACGTTCGCGCAGGACGGCGTCGGCGGGATGCGGAACGGATTCGAGTACGCCCGCACCGGCAACCCGACGCGTCGCCCGCTCGAAGCGAACCTGGCGGCGCTCGAGTCCGGCACGTTCGGGCGGGCGTTCGGGTCGGGCATGGCGGCGACGGACTGCGTGCTGCGGTCGGTGCTGCGGCCCGGCGACCACCTGGTGATCCCCAACGACGCCTACGGCGGCACGTTCCGGCTCATCGACAAGGTGTTCTCGCACTGGGGCATCGAGTACACGCCTGCCGCGGTGTCGGACGTCGACGCGGTCCGTGAGGCCATCCGGCCGAACACCAAGCTGGTGTGGGTCGAGACGCCCACCAACCCGCTGCTGAACGTCGGCGACATCGCCGCGATCTCCGAGGTGGCCCACGCCGCCGACGCGAAGCTGGTGGTGGACAACACCTTTGCCTCGCCGTACCTGCAGCAGCCGCTGACGTTGGGGGCCGACATCGCGCTGCACTCCACCACCAAGTACATCGGGGGACACTCCGACGTCGTGGGCGGCGCGCTGGTGACCAACGAGGAGGAGCTCGACGCGAAGTTCGCGTTCCTGCAGAACGGCGCCGGTGCCGTGCCGGGTCCGTTCGACGCGTTCCTCACGATGCGCGGCATCAAGACGCTCGCGCTGCGGATGGAGCGGCACAGCGACAACGCGGAGAAGATCGTCGAACTGCTCACCGGGCACTCGGCGGTCGCGCAGGTCATCTACCCGGGCCTCGAGTCGCATCCGGGGCACGCGGTGGCGGCCAAGCAGATGCGCCGCTTCGGCGGCATGGTGTCGGTGCGGCTGAAGGGCGGGCGGCAGGCGGCGCTCGACTTCTGTGCTCGCACACGGATCTTCACGCTCGCCGAGTCGCTCGGCGGTGTCGAGTCGCTCATCGAGCATCCCGGGGCCATGACGCACGCCTCCACCGCCGGTTCCGCGCTCGAGGTCCCGGAGGATCTGGTGCGTTTGTCCGTCGGCATCGAGGACGCAGCCGACCTGCTCGCCGACGTCGAGCAGGCACTCGGCTGA
- a CDS encoding C40 family peptidase, with product MTWEPAAAIVAVAAITGVAFPAVAQAAPDPAPGAPQPPVTGPPAAPEAPAPQLVEPVSSIVALLPPEMREQATADLVRAIPALEAPRPADALPPTAPAPETPAPAPPAAPLPAAPAPLAAAPTVGAAAAPAVTLPGVGSLTLPALPAVLPPDTMLGQVGSVAVFAPWLRKAGELCDGVKAPTLAALFSVENDFRYGPTAPVSLAGGRGPAKFMASEWAKYGKDADGDGTADILGVADSVMAAGHMLCDNYAQMDAWKQEGLVQGDTLDLALAAFNAGTRAVRKAGGVPSGIDDAAGQSGPYVQKIRGSEAQFDQLLSPFAGAAPGNVAPGNVDFDIRVPTTGLGGAAVQLAMRFLGLPYVWGGGDISGPTMGGFDCSGLTSAAVFAASGGRVVLPRTSETQWGVGTEIPMAAAQPGDLVFGNWQAGGPGHVGIYMGNGLMVHAPTFGDVVKIGPVFADMKARRVL from the coding sequence ATGACATGGGAGCCGGCAGCCGCAATCGTGGCTGTAGCAGCAATTACAGGTGTGGCCTTCCCCGCGGTAGCGCAAGCAGCACCCGACCCGGCTCCCGGAGCGCCGCAACCACCCGTCACGGGACCACCCGCTGCACCGGAGGCGCCCGCACCCCAACTCGTCGAGCCGGTCAGCAGCATCGTCGCCCTGTTGCCGCCCGAGATGCGGGAGCAGGCGACGGCCGATCTCGTGCGGGCCATCCCGGCGCTCGAGGCCCCGAGGCCCGCCGACGCGCTGCCACCGACCGCCCCGGCGCCGGAGACGCCCGCGCCGGCCCCGCCCGCCGCCCCGCTGCCCGCCGCTCCGGCTCCGCTCGCGGCCGCTCCGACCGTCGGGGCCGCCGCAGCTCCCGCGGTCACGCTCCCCGGCGTGGGGAGCCTGACGTTGCCGGCCCTGCCGGCCGTGCTGCCGCCCGACACCATGCTGGGACAGGTCGGTTCGGTGGCCGTCTTCGCGCCGTGGTTGCGCAAAGCCGGGGAGCTCTGCGACGGCGTCAAGGCGCCCACGCTCGCGGCGCTGTTCTCGGTGGAGAACGACTTCCGGTACGGCCCCACGGCTCCGGTGTCGCTGGCCGGTGGCCGCGGCCCGGCCAAGTTCATGGCCAGCGAATGGGCCAAGTACGGCAAGGATGCGGACGGCGACGGCACCGCAGACATCCTCGGAGTGGCCGACTCGGTCATGGCGGCCGGGCACATGCTGTGCGACAACTACGCGCAGATGGACGCCTGGAAGCAGGAGGGCCTGGTCCAGGGGGACACTCTCGATCTCGCTCTCGCCGCGTTCAACGCCGGTACGCGCGCGGTGCGCAAGGCCGGTGGGGTGCCCTCCGGGATCGACGACGCTGCCGGTCAGAGCGGGCCGTACGTGCAGAAGATCCGCGGGTCGGAGGCCCAGTTCGACCAGCTGCTCTCGCCGTTCGCGGGCGCCGCCCCCGGAAATGTCGCCCCCGGAAACGTCGATTTCGACATCCGCGTGCCCACCACCGGTCTGGGCGGTGCGGCCGTGCAGCTGGCAATGCGGTTCCTGGGTCTGCCGTACGTGTGGGGCGGCGGCGACATCAGCGGACCGACGATGGGCGGCTTCGACTGCTCGGGTCTGACGTCGGCCGCAGTGTTCGCGGCCAGCGGCGGCAGGGTCGTGCTGCCGCGCACGTCGGAGACGCAGTGGGGGGTCGGCACCGAGATTCCGATGGCCGCGGCGCAGCCCGGCGATCTGGTCTTCGGCAACTGGCAGGCCGGCGGACCCGGCCACGTGGGCATCTACATGGGCAACGGGCTGATGGTGCACGCGCCGACGTTCGGTGACGTCGTCAAGATCGGGCCCGTCTTCGCGGACATGAAGGCGCGCCGCGTGCTCTGA
- the greA gene encoding transcription elongation factor GreA: MTETQVTWLTQESHDRLKAELDQLIANRPVIAAEINERREEGDLKENGGYHAAREEQGQQEARIRQLQDLLNSAKVGEAPTQSGVALPGSVVKVYYDGDESDTETFLIATREEGARNDKLEVYSPGSPLGGALIDAKVGETREYTLPNGSLMKVTLVSAEPYHG, translated from the coding sequence ATGACCGAGACCCAGGTGACCTGGCTTACTCAGGAGTCTCACGACAGGCTCAAGGCTGAGCTCGACCAGCTCATCGCCAATCGTCCGGTCATTGCCGCCGAGATCAACGAGCGTCGCGAAGAGGGCGACCTCAAGGAGAACGGCGGCTACCACGCTGCGCGCGAGGAGCAGGGCCAGCAGGAGGCGCGTATCCGCCAGCTGCAGGACCTGCTGAACAGCGCCAAGGTCGGCGAGGCGCCCACGCAGTCCGGCGTCGCGCTGCCCGGTTCGGTCGTCAAGGTCTACTACGACGGTGACGAGTCCGACACCGAGACGTTCCTCATCGCCACCCGCGAGGAGGGCGCCCGCAACGACAAGCTCGAGGTCTACTCGCCCGGCTCGCCGCTGGGCGGCGCGCTCATCGACGCAAAGGTCGGCGAGACCCGCGAGTACACCCTTCCCAACGGCAGCCTGATGAAGGTCACCCTCGTCAGCGCCGAGCCGTACCACGGCTGA
- a CDS encoding DUF4307 domain-containing protein produces the protein MSTTPPADRYGSAPRTNRPKNWAKLVLTGLVVVAGIGIAYLGYTKFSVKDVEGKQVAFDIVDNHTMDIRFTVTRDDPSQAAVCIIRTRSRDGSETGRREVYVAPSSSQTVEITAPVRASMPPAMGDLYGCSLDVPDYLRAG, from the coding sequence ATGAGCACTACACCACCGGCCGACCGATACGGGTCCGCACCCCGGACGAACCGCCCGAAGAACTGGGCCAAGCTGGTGCTCACGGGGCTCGTGGTGGTGGCCGGCATCGGGATCGCCTACCTCGGCTACACCAAATTCTCGGTCAAGGACGTCGAAGGCAAGCAGGTCGCGTTCGACATCGTCGACAACCACACCATGGACATCCGGTTCACCGTGACGCGCGACGACCCCTCGCAGGCAGCGGTGTGCATCATCCGGACCCGGTCGCGGGACGGCTCCGAGACCGGCCGCCGCGAGGTCTACGTCGCGCCGTCGTCGTCGCAGACGGTGGAGATCACCGCCCCCGTCCGCGCCTCCATGCCGCCCGCGATGGGCGATCTGTACGGATGCAGCCTCGACGTTCCGGACTATCTTCGCGCGGGCTGA
- the mca gene encoding mycothiol conjugate amidase Mca — protein MSGFRLMAVHAHPDDESSKGAATMARYAAEGNEVLVVTLTGGERGDILNPAMDVPGIRERMPEVRREEMAEAARILGVQQTWLGFVDSGLPEGDPKPPLPEGCFALEPLEVPTEALVKVIREFRPHVMTTYDENGGYPHPDHIKCHEVSVAAYEAAADPEQFPDAGEPWAVRKLYYSHGFIRKRLVQFQDEYERRGEEFPMAEWLAKWKTEQGDLMARVTTQIQCGDYFPQRDDALRAHATQIDPNGSFFAVPLDIQQKIWPTEEYELAKTRVHTAIPEDDLFAGISEDEK, from the coding sequence GTGAGCGGATTCCGACTCATGGCCGTTCATGCCCATCCCGACGACGAGTCGAGCAAGGGCGCCGCGACGATGGCTCGTTACGCCGCGGAGGGCAACGAGGTGCTCGTGGTGACTCTCACCGGTGGTGAGCGTGGCGACATCCTGAACCCCGCGATGGACGTACCGGGCATCCGGGAGCGGATGCCCGAGGTGCGCCGCGAGGAGATGGCCGAGGCGGCCCGCATCCTCGGGGTGCAGCAGACGTGGCTGGGGTTCGTCGACTCCGGCCTGCCCGAAGGCGACCCCAAGCCGCCGCTGCCGGAGGGGTGCTTCGCGCTCGAGCCGCTCGAGGTGCCGACCGAGGCGCTGGTGAAGGTGATCCGGGAGTTCCGGCCGCACGTGATGACCACGTACGACGAGAACGGCGGCTACCCGCATCCCGATCACATCAAGTGCCACGAGGTGTCGGTGGCGGCCTACGAGGCTGCCGCGGACCCGGAACAGTTCCCGGACGCGGGAGAGCCCTGGGCGGTGCGCAAGCTCTACTACTCGCACGGATTCATCCGCAAGCGCCTGGTGCAGTTCCAGGACGAGTACGAGCGCCGCGGCGAGGAATTTCCCATGGCCGAGTGGTTGGCCAAGTGGAAGACTGAACAGGGCGATCTGATGGCGCGGGTGACGACGCAGATCCAGTGCGGGGACTACTTCCCGCAGCGGGACGACGCGCTGCGTGCCCACGCGACGCAGATCGACCCGAACGGCTCGTTCTTCGCGGTTCCGCTGGACATCCAGCAGAAGATCTGGCCGACCGAGGAGTACGAGCTGGCCAAGACCCGTGTGCACACGGCCATCCCGGAGGACGACCTCTTCGCGGGTATTTCGGAGGATGAGAAGTAG